One window of the Eucalyptus grandis isolate ANBG69807.140 chromosome 6, ASM1654582v1, whole genome shotgun sequence genome contains the following:
- the LOC104450430 gene encoding meiotic recombination protein SPO11-1 — protein MEGNRNRSSSRAPHLLSKIRELTKSILDDLGNGRSPSIAIDKFRNYCRNPNGSCTCKPDFPEGKEIVTFHRESHVHRLDVLLRVMLIVQQLLQENRHGSKRDIYYMHPSVFRDQSVVDRAINDLCILLGCSRHNLNVVSVGKGLVMGWLRFTEAGAKFDCMNNLNSAQPVPVHVEEVEDILSVADYILVVEKESVFQRLANDQFCRANRCIVITGRGYPDIPTRRFLRLLIETLHLPTYCLVDCDPYGFDILSTYRFGSMQMAYEAKFMRNPEMSWLGAFPSDFEKYSLPTECLLPLTADDKRKTEAILLRCYLQREAPDWRFELELMQQRGVKFEIEAFSVHSLSYLSREYIPSKIQGLHS, from the exons atggagggaaaCAGAAACCGGTCGAGCTCCCGAGCCCCTCACCTGCTAAGCAAAATCCGAG AACTTACGAAATCGATACTCGACGATCTCGGCAACGGTCGATCTCCGTCGATCGCGATTGATAAATTCCGGAACTACTGCCGGAACCCCAACGGAAGCTG TACTTGCAAGCCCGATTTTCCGGAGGGAAAGGAAATCGTGACTTTTCATAGGGAATCGCACGTGCATAGGCTCG ATGTCTTGCTGAGGGTGATGCTGATCGTTCAGCAACTGCTGCAAGAAAACAGACACGGGTCGAAGAGAGATATATATTACATGCATCCTTCTGTATTCAGAG ATCAGTCAGTTGTTGACCGGGCGATAAATGACCTGTGCATCCTTCTTGGCTGCAGTCGCCACAACTTAAATGTG GTTTCTGTGGGAAAAGG GTTGGTGATGGGCTGGTTAAGATTCACTGAAGCTGGGGCGAAGTTTGATTGCATGAACAACCTTAATTCG GCCCAACCTGTTCCGGTGCatgttgaagaagttgaag ATATTTTGAGTGTTGCTGATTACATTCTAGTCGTGGAGAAGGAATCAG TGTTCCAGCGATTAGCGAATGACCAGTTCTGCAGGGCAAACCGTTGCATTGTTATTACT GGAAGAGGTTACCCGGACATTCCCACCAGAAG GTTCTTGAGGCTTCTAATTGAGACATTGCATCTGCCTACTTATTGTTTGGTTGATTGTGATCCATATGGCTTCGACATTCTGTCCACTTACCGATTTGGTTCCATG CAAATGGCCTATGAAGCAAAATTTATGCGCAATCCTGAAATGAGCTGGCTAGGAGCTTTTCCTTCAGATTTTGAGAAGTACAGTCTTCCAACGGAGTGTCTCCTTCCTTTGACAGCAGATG ATAAAAGAAAGACTGAGGCAATACTCCTTAGATGCTACCTACAGCGCGAAGCACCAGATTGGAg GTTCGAGCTAGAGTTGATGCAGCAGAGAGGAGTGAAATTTGAGATTGAAGCCTTCTCAGTGCATTCGCTATCCTATTTGTCAAGGGAATACATACCATCTAAAATCCAAGGACTGCACAGCTGA
- the LOC104450429 gene encoding DUF21 domain-containing protein At1g55930, chloroplastic, translating to MAIESLIYTRPAFVSGAKSPFLVVCDRRRRLPARVFPRGYQHSSRFAVNCAGPSTSAGCYDAGFQNNLVFRNEVPLRSVLVRSSENLANCSVSSADAVEVAVRRGVVLVAMLCGVLFLGCRRVFAVESAVNAGYGVIGQSILLLRNAWPKVSQVLIVFKEQGLVLALLFGLSAFFSMAETSITTLWPWKVRELAEKEPENGVFRMLRSDVTRFLTTILIGTTVVNIGATALVTDAATAMFGEAGVSAATGVMTVAILLLTEITPKSIAVHNATEVARFVVRPVAWLSLILYPVGRIVTYLSMGMLKMLGLKGRSEPYVTEEELKLMLRGAILSGAIEEEEQDMIENVLEIKDTHVREVMTPLVDVVAIDASATLIDFHRLWVTHQYSRVPVFEQRVDNIVGIAYAMDLLDFVQKGGLLESSTVGEMAHKPAYFVPDSMSVWNLLREFRIRKVHMAVVLNEYGGTVGIVTLEDVVEEIVGEIFDENDSKEEIQKKTGYIVMRAEGVYDVDANTSIDQLSEDLNIKMPEGHQYETVSGFVCEAFGYIPRTGETIKVILEKENREEEDEYMEDESDRKDQKDQKEKEKHQFFKLEILEGNARKVSAVRFDRINSDDAAALETKVTRLVPKIMKRRSSSDDESDWDKNDEDPFPLGEWSLQSSSEGSQDTISEQ from the exons ATGGCGATTGAATCTTTGATTTACACCCGGCCCGCATTCGTCTCCGGCGCGAAGTCACCGTTTTTGGTGGTCTGCGACCGGCGGAGGAGATTGCCCGCGAGAGTTTTCCCGAGAGGTTACCAGCATTCGTCTCGATTTGCGGTGAATTGTGCTGGTCCGAGCACGTCCGCGGGCTGTTACGATGCTGggttccaaaataatttggtTTTTCGCAATGAAGTTCCGTTGAGATCGGTACTGGTCAGGAGTAGCGAGAATTTGGCGAATTGTTCAGTGAGTAGTGCGGATGCTGTTGAAGTTGCGGTGAGGCGTGGGGTTGTTCTGGTGGCGATGCTTTGTGGAGTGTTGTTTTTGGGGTGTAGAAGAGTTTTTGCAGTGGAGAGTGCGGTGAATGCAGGTTATGGAGTTATTGGGCAGAGCATTTTGTTGCTTAGAAATGCTTGGCCTAAGGTTTCTCAAGTTCTTATAGTATTTAAAGAGCAAGGGTTGGTGTTGGCATTGCTTTTTGGGCTCTCAGCTTTCTTCTCCATGGCGGAGACCTCAATCACCACGCTTTGGCCTTGGAAG GTGCGTGAACTGGCTGAAAAAGAGCCTGAAAATGGTGTCTTCAGAATGCTTCGAAGTGATGTGACAAGATTCTTGACCACTATACTTATTGGCACAAC AGTGGTCAACATTGGAGCTACTGCATTAGTAACGGATGCAGCCACTGCGATGTTTGGTGAAGCTGGTGTTAGTGCAGCGACTGGAGTAATGACT GTTGCCATCTTGCTTCTTACTGAAATTACTCCCAAGAGTATAGCAGTTCACAATGCTACAGAGGTTGCTAGATTTGTG GTCAGGCCAGTTGCATGGCTCTCCTTGATATTATATCCCGTAGGAAGGATAGTCACCTATTTGTCAATGGGGATGCTTAAAATGCTTGGTTTGAAAGGAAGGAG TGAGCCATATGTCACTGAAGAAGAGTTGAAATTGATGTTGCGGGGTGCCATACTGAGCGGTGCTATTGAGGAGGAAGAACAG GATatgattgaaaatgttttggagaTTAAAGATACCCACGTGAGAGAGGTGATGACACCTCTTGTAGATGTAGTTGcaattgatgcaagtgcaactCTTATTGATTTTCACCGCTTATGGGTGACTCATCAATATTCAAG GGTGCCTGTTTTTGAGCAGCGCGTTGACAATATAGTGGGAATTGCATACGCAATGGATCTGCTAGATTTTGTCCAAAAG GGTGGACTGTTAGAAAGTTCTACTGTGGGAGAGATGGCTCACAAACCTGCCTATTTTGTGCCTG ACTCAATGTCAGTATGGAATCTTCTTAGAGAGTTCCGCATAAGAAAGGTTCACATGGCTGTCGTCCTCAATGAATATGGCGGAACTGTGGGA ATAGTTACCCTAGAAGATGTCGTTGAGGAAATTGTTGGCGAAAtatttgatgaaaatgattCTAAA GAAGAGATCCAGAAGAAAACTGGCTACATCGTAATGCGAGCAGAGGGAGTATATGATGTGGATGCCAACACATCAATTGATCAACTCTCTGAAGACCTAAATATCAAAATGCCTGAG GGTCATCAATACGAGACTGTGTCCGGCTTTGTATGTGAAGCATTTGGATATATACCTCGGACAGGTGAGACAATCAAAGTGATTCTTGAGAAGGAAAACCGAGAAGAGGAGGATGAATACATGGAAGATGAATCTGATCGAAAGGATCAAAAGGAtcaaaaggagaaggaaaaacatCAATTTTTCAAACTCGAG ATACTAGAAGGAAATGCCAGAAAGGTTAGCGCTGTCAGATTCGATCGGATCAACAGTGACGATGCAGCCGCCCTAGAGACCAAAGTGACTCGCTTGGTTCCCAAAATCATGAAGAGAAGGTCGAGCAGTGATGATGAATCGGACTGGGACAAAAATGATGAGGACCCATTCCCACTCGGAGAGTGGTCTCTCCAATCCTCTTCTGAGGGTTCACAAGACACAATCAGCGAACAATAA
- the LOC104450432 gene encoding U11/U12 small nuclear ribonucleoprotein 25 kDa protein: MEGSSSEGGAEGLGDYNSSNIKRARLRSTLSALLQDPILADVPKSPTLPDVDTLISLELGSAMRVSVLKLDGSSFDFAVMNSATVKDLKLAVKRKVTDAEESKMGHRQISWKHVWANFCLSYHNQKLLDDDSKLQDFGIRNNSQVHFIPYVMSKNTKRHSKRKKHRFFHGLSKCI, translated from the exons GGTGACTACAACAGCAGCAACATCAAGAGGGCGAGGTTGCGCTCCACCCTCTCTGCTCTGCTCCAGGACCCCATCCTCGCCGACGTCCCCAAGAGCCCCACTTTGCCCGACGTCGACACCCTCATCAGCCTCGAGTTGGGCAGCGCCATGCGCGTCTCCGTCCTCAAATTAGACGGCTCCAGCTTCG ACTTTGCGGTCATGAATTCGGCCACGGTGAAGGATTTGAAGCTGGCTGTGAAGAGAAAAGTGACCGATGCGGAAGAATCCAAGATGGGTCATCGTCAGATTTCGTG GAAGCATGTGTGGGCGAACTTTTGCCTATCATACCATAATCAGAAACTGCTTGATGATGATTCCAAGCTTCAGGATTTTGGCATCCGAAACAATTCTCAG GTGCATTTTATCCCCTACGTCATGTCAAAGAATACCAAAAGACATTCTAAGAGAAAGAAACACCGCTTCTTCCATGGCCTGAGCAAGTGTATTTAG